In Bythopirellula goksoeyrii, a single window of DNA contains:
- a CDS encoding DUF1801 domain-containing protein has translation MSELKTKQNNASVPRFLKSLDDVQQRADCRELVAIMQDVTGEKPKMWGDAIVGFGTYHYKYASGREGNWFLVGLSPRKRSLSIYLMSGFEPLGSILEKLGKFKTGKCCLYVNQLDDIDRKVLKQLITKSARHVRKHQGC, from the coding sequence ATGTCAGAGCTCAAGACGAAACAGAATAACGCAAGCGTGCCGCGATTCCTTAAATCCCTCGACGATGTGCAGCAGCGAGCCGACTGCCGGGAACTGGTAGCAATAATGCAAGATGTCACCGGCGAGAAACCCAAAATGTGGGGCGACGCGATTGTTGGCTTCGGCACCTACCATTACAAGTACGCTAGTGGAAGAGAAGGAAATTGGTTTCTCGTAGGATTATCGCCTCGGAAGCGTAGTCTCTCGATCTACCTGATGTCTGGGTTTGAGCCCTTGGGATCGATTTTAGAAAAGCTTGGCAAGTTCAAGACCGGCAAATGCTGCCTATACGTCAACCAACTAGACGATATCGATCGAAAAGTGCTCAAGCAATTGATTACCAAATCGGCTCGGCACGTAAGAAAGCATCAAGGGTGCTGA